A section of the Quatrionicoccus australiensis genome encodes:
- a CDS encoding DUF6691 family protein has translation MRQFSQFVCGLVFGLGLALAGMTSPQKVLAFLDVTGTWNPALLFVLGSAVGVTGLAFHWILQRPRPVFDSCFHIGPPGKIDRKLVAGSILFGIGWGISGYCPGPGIALLGAPGNPETAVFVSGLLLGSGLAFAWPDQQAKTGRT, from the coding sequence ATGCGCCAGTTCAGCCAGTTTGTGTGCGGCCTGGTTTTTGGCCTGGGCCTGGCGCTGGCCGGCATGACCTCGCCGCAGAAGGTACTCGCCTTTCTTGACGTGACTGGCACCTGGAATCCGGCGCTGCTCTTCGTGCTGGGCAGTGCGGTCGGCGTCACCGGCCTCGCCTTTCACTGGATACTGCAACGCCCCCGGCCGGTGTTCGACAGTTGCTTCCATATCGGTCCACCGGGAAAAATCGACCGAAAGCTGGTCGCCGGCTCGATCCTGTTCGGCATCGGCTGGGGCATCAGCGGCTACTGTCCGGGCCCGGGTATTGCGCTGCTCGGCGCGCCGGGCAATCCGGAAACGGCGGTTTTCGTAAGCGGCCTGCTGCTCGGCAGTGGGCTGGCCTTTGCCTGGCCGGACCAGCAGGCAAAGACAGGCAGAACCTGA
- a CDS encoding putative type VI secretion system effector — protein MTDFLPHPNAEGLVKLSGTIRNLKVTRNRACFVFTESDQTKMGVIAIASAMVDMGGQAMSTAANASAMEEEADFLEFELDGKPVKGWVWWNPFKEGDEVEVAVEWRGEHYEFCAVARPEDKIVALYPHCSRGSASHWRNAWKWWISGTSLALFFCGGLMEIWGRFIYDWSPFFNEKMGSIMVLGFVGFFYPVFALMTCSLARKWMPFVRLSEKVFRAFGWEKPASVDLVKRSKEGRKGDEKPEYGVFYFRY, from the coding sequence ATGACGGATTTTTTACCGCACCCCAATGCAGAAGGTCTGGTCAAGTTGAGCGGGACGATTCGTAACCTGAAAGTAACCCGTAATAGGGCCTGCTTTGTCTTTACCGAGAGCGACCAGACCAAGATGGGGGTGATCGCTATTGCTTCCGCGATGGTGGACATGGGTGGGCAAGCCATGTCGACCGCAGCCAACGCCAGTGCGATGGAGGAAGAAGCGGATTTCCTTGAATTCGAGCTGGACGGAAAGCCGGTCAAGGGTTGGGTCTGGTGGAATCCCTTCAAGGAAGGCGACGAGGTTGAAGTGGCAGTGGAATGGCGAGGCGAGCATTACGAGTTTTGCGCCGTTGCGCGACCAGAGGACAAGATCGTGGCCCTGTATCCCCATTGCTCGCGGGGAAGCGCTAGCCATTGGCGGAATGCGTGGAAGTGGTGGATTTCGGGCACATCGCTAGCTTTGTTCTTTTGCGGGGGGCTCATGGAAATTTGGGGCCGCTTCATTTACGACTGGTCCCCATTCTTTAACGAAAAAATGGGGAGCATCATGGTATTGGGCTTTGTCGGCTTCTTCTACCCCGTCTTCGCCCTAATGACCTGCTCCCTTGCCCGCAAGTGGATGCCCTTCGTTCGCCTGTCAGAAAAGGTATTTCGCGCTTTCGGCTGGGAGAAGCCGGCGAGCGTTGATCTGGTCAAGCGTTCGAAGGAAGGCAGGAAGGGCGATGAGAAACCCGAATACGGCGTCTTCTATTTCCGCTATTGA
- a CDS encoding UvrD-helicase domain-containing protein: protein MSDLLANLNSPQLQAVTLPPVHALILAGAGSGKTRVLTTRIAWLMSTNQVGPHGLLAVTFTNKAAKEMTARLAALVPINTRGMWIGTFHGLCNRLLRAHYREAGLPQTFQILDTADQLAMVKRLLKNLNIDDEKYPPRELVHFINAHKEQGIRAAQAEAYDNFTQKRVELYTEYENQCNREGVVDFAELLLRCYELLQRNEPLRRHYQERFRYILVDEFQDTNKLQYAWLQLLAGGGAKVFAVGDDDQSIYAFRGAEVGNMRDFEREYAGENIIRLEQNYRSHGNILAAANALIKNNRERLGKNLWTDAGEGEPIRCFEGYSDLDEARFVVEEIRELVRDGISPTQIALLYRSNAQSRVLENELFTKNVPYKVYGGLRFFERQEIKHALAYLRLLGNPDDDTAFLRVVNFPTRGIGARSLENLQATAHQMNSSLYNAAASLTGKAGQTVGAFIRLVEQLRVETEGLPLPEVVEHVIEKSGLAQHYRTEKEGQDRLENLDELINAAATFVDDEGAIGEGGALVSFLTLASLEAGEHQAGEGQEAVQLMSVHAAKGLEFDVVFITGLEQGLFPHENSVNQGRDGLEEERRLMYVAVTRARQRLYLTCAQTRMLHGQTRYCVPSSFLDEIPENLLKKLNKKAEPASSVPAFGQFGGGYAEPVSGGLRIGMSVEHAKFGLGVIVSTEGRGADARVQVNFGGAGMKWLALEYAKLTPV, encoded by the coding sequence ATGTCCGACCTTCTCGCCAACCTGAATTCCCCGCAGCTGCAGGCCGTTACGCTGCCGCCCGTGCATGCCCTGATCCTGGCCGGCGCCGGCAGCGGCAAGACGCGCGTGCTGACCACGCGCATTGCCTGGCTGATGTCCACCAACCAGGTCGGACCACACGGCCTGCTTGCCGTGACTTTTACCAACAAGGCGGCCAAGGAAATGACGGCGCGCCTGGCGGCGCTGGTGCCGATCAACACGCGCGGCATGTGGATCGGTACCTTCCATGGCCTGTGCAACCGCTTGCTGCGCGCGCACTACCGCGAAGCCGGGCTGCCGCAGACCTTCCAGATTCTCGATACGGCCGATCAGCTGGCCATGGTCAAGCGCCTGTTGAAGAACCTGAACATCGACGACGAGAAATATCCGCCGCGCGAACTGGTGCATTTCATCAATGCGCACAAGGAGCAGGGTATCCGCGCTGCGCAGGCCGAGGCTTACGACAATTTCACGCAGAAGCGCGTCGAGCTGTACACCGAGTATGAGAACCAGTGCAACCGCGAAGGCGTCGTCGATTTCGCCGAACTGCTGCTGCGCTGCTACGAGCTGCTGCAGCGCAACGAGCCGCTGCGCCGGCATTACCAGGAGCGTTTCCGCTACATCCTGGTCGACGAGTTCCAGGATACCAACAAGCTGCAGTACGCCTGGCTGCAACTGCTTGCCGGTGGTGGCGCCAAGGTCTTCGCGGTCGGCGACGACGACCAGAGCATCTACGCCTTCCGCGGTGCCGAGGTCGGCAACATGCGCGATTTCGAGCGCGAATATGCGGGTGAAAACATCATCCGTCTCGAGCAGAACTACCGCTCGCACGGCAACATCCTGGCTGCCGCCAATGCGCTGATCAAGAACAACCGCGAGCGTCTCGGCAAGAACCTGTGGACCGATGCCGGCGAGGGCGAACCGATCCGCTGTTTCGAGGGCTATTCCGACCTCGACGAGGCGCGTTTTGTCGTCGAGGAAATCCGCGAACTGGTGCGCGACGGCATTTCGCCGACCCAGATCGCGCTGCTCTACCGCTCCAACGCGCAGTCACGCGTGCTGGAAAACGAACTGTTCACGAAGAACGTGCCGTACAAGGTCTATGGCGGCCTGCGCTTCTTCGAGCGCCAGGAAATCAAGCACGCGCTGGCCTACCTGCGCCTGCTCGGCAACCCGGACGACGACACCGCCTTCCTGCGCGTCGTCAATTTCCCGACACGCGGCATCGGCGCCCGCTCGCTGGAAAACCTGCAGGCTACGGCGCACCAGATGAATTCGAGCCTGTACAACGCCGCCGCTTCGCTGACCGGAAAGGCCGGCCAGACGGTCGGTGCCTTCATCCGCCTGGTCGAGCAATTGCGCGTCGAGACGGAAGGCCTGCCGCTGCCGGAAGTGGTCGAGCATGTCATCGAAAAATCCGGCCTGGCGCAGCATTACCGTACCGAGAAGGAAGGCCAGGACCGGCTGGAGAATCTGGACGAACTGATCAATGCCGCCGCCACCTTCGTCGATGACGAAGGCGCCATCGGCGAGGGCGGGGCGCTGGTTTCCTTCCTGACCCTCGCTTCGCTCGAAGCCGGCGAGCATCAGGCCGGCGAAGGCCAGGAAGCGGTCCAGCTGATGTCGGTGCACGCCGCCAAGGGTCTGGAATTCGACGTCGTCTTCATTACCGGTCTCGAGCAGGGCCTGTTCCCGCACGAGAATTCGGTAAACCAGGGGCGCGACGGGCTGGAGGAAGAGCGCCGCCTGATGTACGTCGCGGTCACCCGCGCCCGCCAGCGCCTTTACCTGACCTGCGCCCAGACCCGCATGCTGCACGGCCAGACGCGTTATTGCGTGCCGTCCAGCTTTCTCGACGAAATCCCGGAAAACCTGCTCAAGAAGCTCAACAAGAAGGCCGAGCCAGCGTCATCGGTGCCCGCCTTCGGCCAGTTCGGCGGCGGCTATGCCGAACCGGTCAGCGGTGGCCTGCGCATCGGCATGAGCGTCGAGCACGCCAAGTTCGGGCTCGGCGTCATCGTATCGACCGAAGGGCGCGGCGCCGATGCGCGCGTCCAGGTTAATTTTGGCGGCGCCGGCATGAAATGGCTGGCCCTGGAGTACGCCAAGCTGACGCCGGTTTGA
- a CDS encoding OmpP1/FadL family transporter, translating to MQFRIRRISLLLALALSSGAALATNGYFQHGYGVKAQGIGGVGIALPQDGLAAATNPAGTAFVADRVDLGVTWFAPKRGAEISGSFGADGGYDGNGKENFVLPELGYIRHLNPDLSIGLAIYGNGGMNTRYNSGIPLFGNGQAGVNLEQLFISPNVAWKINERHALGAALNFAYQRFEAKGLQNFDPAFTTSPGNVTNRGADSSTGWGIRLGWTGQITPELTLGATWSSKIKASKFDKYKGLFADSGSFDIPENYGIGLAYKPTPQLTLAADLEEILYSDVKSVGLPLANISNGLGARNGAGFGWKDTTVYKVGISYDYSKDLSLRIGYNHSSQPIPSSQTLFNILAPGTIQDHLSLGATYKVGQDGEFSVAYTHGFKKTVKGSGSIPAGFGGGEADIHLEENILGLAYGLKF from the coding sequence ATGCAATTCCGAATTCGTCGTATCAGCCTGCTTCTCGCCCTCGCCCTGTCTTCCGGTGCCGCGCTTGCCACCAACGGCTATTTCCAGCATGGCTACGGCGTCAAGGCCCAGGGTATCGGTGGCGTCGGCATCGCCCTGCCGCAGGACGGCCTTGCTGCCGCCACCAATCCGGCCGGCACCGCCTTCGTCGCCGACCGGGTCGACCTTGGCGTCACCTGGTTCGCCCCCAAGCGCGGCGCCGAGATCAGCGGCAGCTTCGGTGCCGATGGCGGCTATGACGGCAACGGCAAGGAGAACTTCGTTCTTCCCGAACTGGGTTACATCCGTCACCTGAATCCGGACCTGAGCATCGGCCTGGCGATCTATGGCAACGGCGGCATGAACACCCGGTACAACAGCGGGATTCCCCTATTCGGCAACGGCCAGGCCGGGGTCAACCTGGAACAGTTGTTCATTTCGCCGAACGTGGCGTGGAAGATCAACGAGCGACACGCGCTCGGCGCCGCCCTCAATTTCGCCTACCAGCGTTTCGAAGCCAAGGGCCTGCAAAACTTTGACCCGGCATTCACCACCAGTCCGGGCAATGTCACCAATCGCGGCGCCGACAGTTCAACCGGCTGGGGTATACGCCTCGGCTGGACCGGGCAGATCACGCCCGAACTGACCCTGGGCGCAACCTGGTCGTCGAAGATCAAGGCATCGAAATTCGACAAGTACAAAGGGCTGTTTGCCGACAGCGGCAGCTTCGACATTCCTGAAAACTACGGCATCGGCCTCGCTTACAAGCCGACTCCGCAACTGACGCTGGCGGCCGACCTCGAAGAAATCCTCTACAGCGACGTCAAGTCGGTCGGCCTGCCGCTCGCCAACATCTCGAACGGCCTGGGCGCGAGGAACGGCGCCGGCTTTGGCTGGAAAGACACCACCGTCTACAAGGTCGGCATCAGTTACGACTACAGTAAGGATCTCAGCTTGCGCATCGGCTACAACCACTCAAGCCAGCCGATCCCAAGCAGCCAGACGCTGTTCAACATCCTCGCCCCGGGCACTATCCAGGATCACCTCAGTCTCGGCGCCACCTACAAGGTCGGCCAGGACGGCGAATTCAGCGTTGCCTACACCCATGGCTTCAAGAAGACGGTCAAGGGTTCCGGCTCGATTCCAGCCGGCTTTGGCGGCGGCGAAGCCGACATCCATCTCGAGGAAAACATCCTCGGTCTGGCTTACGGCCTGAAGTTCTAG
- a CDS encoding DUF4123 domain-containing protein, with product MNIAAIEVRVAELNDLLHRELVSAQGRCWLLLDPVLRPVIDESPLGRLLVDSPLIRVPSAGDPDPSLMPLLVEFEPAKASDHDLIWQSLREALEELVPATLAQGGGRRICGWLESDVDGKTLARHIAAQMIQPHGEARRRLLRWHDPAVLWAIWPLLKAGQQTTLLGPITSFRLLNPVGQWVRLSPPQPATHQILDLENEQWRRIESIAALNGVLREFDLMSLSTAEIDNMRDNAMAALGRALYLGFIDSRDQRAFARLALTVHADFDAHPLVAERLAKRVKDDYFTALVDDLSAEHWARIRQDKTTSAPRQAPKQ from the coding sequence ATGAACATTGCCGCAATCGAAGTACGCGTTGCTGAGCTGAATGATCTATTGCATAGGGAACTCGTTTCAGCCCAAGGCCGTTGCTGGTTACTACTTGATCCCGTTCTGCGTCCAGTTATTGACGAATCGCCGCTTGGGCGCCTGCTGGTAGACTCTCCTCTCATTCGTGTGCCAAGCGCTGGCGATCCCGATCCATCGTTGATGCCGCTTCTAGTTGAGTTTGAGCCAGCCAAGGCAAGCGACCACGACCTGATCTGGCAAAGCCTGCGCGAAGCGCTCGAAGAACTCGTCCCCGCAACGCTGGCACAAGGTGGTGGACGCCGGATATGCGGCTGGCTGGAAAGCGATGTCGACGGCAAGACATTGGCCCGGCACATCGCAGCACAGATGATCCAGCCACATGGCGAAGCCCGGCGCCGCCTTCTGCGCTGGCATGACCCTGCCGTGCTATGGGCAATCTGGCCGCTCCTGAAGGCAGGACAACAGACGACCTTGCTCGGTCCGATCACCTCCTTTCGGTTGCTCAATCCCGTCGGGCAATGGGTACGGTTAAGCCCACCGCAACCTGCTACCCACCAAATACTTGATCTTGAGAATGAGCAATGGCGGCGCATCGAATCCATCGCTGCGCTCAACGGTGTTCTACGCGAATTCGACTTAATGTCGCTATCTACCGCAGAGATCGACAATATGCGCGACAACGCCATGGCAGCTTTGGGTAGGGCTTTGTACCTTGGCTTCATTGATAGCCGGGATCAGCGTGCCTTTGCCCGCCTCGCCCTGACTGTTCATGCGGATTTCGATGCCCATCCGTTGGTGGCAGAGCGCCTTGCCAAGCGGGTAAAAGATGACTATTTCACCGCGCTCGTCGATGACCTGAGCGCCGAACACTGGGCGCGCATCCGGCAAGACAAAACCACGTCCGCTCCCCGACAAGCTCCGAAACAATAG
- a CDS encoding putative type VI secretion system effector has translation MTDFLPHPNADGLVKLSGTIRNLKVTRDTASFVFTESDQTKMGVIAIAATMAGMGGQAMSAASNASAMEEEADYLEFELNGLPVKGWVWRNPFREGDVVEVAAENTGKIWETYGVARPLNRTIALYPHCSRGITRHFTNAGKWWFIGGSGAILCVTLPLALITVGLAALKEPEFYFLTLGLMAFFALMTWSLTRKWMPFVRLAEKVFRALDLPDPSNIDLVKSSKAQRTEQDPGEFGTFYFRY, from the coding sequence ATGACGGATTTTTTACCGCACCCCAATGCTGACGGACTGGTCAAGTTGAGCGGGACGATTCGTAACCTGAAAGTAACCCGCGATACGGCCAGCTTTGTATTTACCGAAAGCGACCAGACCAAGATGGGGGTGATCGCCATTGCAGCAACCATGGCTGGCATGGGTGGGCAAGCGATGTCTGCGGCCAGCAACGCCAGTGCGATGGAAGAAGAGGCGGACTATCTAGAGTTCGAGCTGAACGGTTTGCCCGTGAAAGGTTGGGTTTGGCGGAATCCTTTTCGGGAGGGTGATGTCGTCGAGGTCGCGGCAGAGAACACAGGCAAGATTTGGGAGACCTACGGAGTAGCGAGGCCGCTAAATAGGACAATTGCACTTTATCCTCATTGTTCACGGGGTATAACTCGTCACTTTACGAATGCCGGGAAATGGTGGTTCATTGGCGGTAGCGGTGCCATTTTGTGCGTAACACTGCCTCTTGCGTTGATCACGGTGGGATTAGCCGCGCTTAAGGAGCCTGAGTTTTATTTCTTAACGCTCGGGCTAATGGCCTTCTTCGCCCTAATGACCTGGTCCTTAACCCGCAAATGGATGCCCTTCGTCCGTCTGGCGGAGAAAGTTTTTCGCGCCCTTGATCTTCCCGATCCATCGAATATCGATCTCGTAAAAAGCTCGAAAGCGCAGCGTACCGAGCAAGACCCCGGTGAATTCGGCACCTTCTATTTCCGCTACTAA
- a CDS encoding T6SS effector BTH_I2691 family protein yields MAVSKTPGTCDQCKSTGLPLLPVRYAVVPKDVKPGLPAWASGERVKDVALGEDFAYALRTVREGYLYLYYSKNARGSNQWECYTVWADGCLHKQADTELTVPSFAPTFQCSREGHNPLSVHYLVIEKPEKCGTTWIAFSDHKWSKETVTEYQQNAKLRDARMQQIEPAAMAKGTKQAHGAIVEAAALNGVLEYAPDFDASKLPHEAVANPFSEENGSYKAERLNKLSTRYPLNLRKGEAESTVKHMKQRGKEATPHVLALWDAIGIVHELNGFRNDAAGWLNKYGEERELQITAVNAIEGTQKALEKKQQESMSQHQKRVMGRGAFQDTMRVKPNPRGWPETARWEPFTAREDILKHGLGMGYVVLPQAHIDQSIAQTWGKYEAKLDKTALATFKKHWSGLLEKADTIIDRRTVALVNWLEAPLLIDSLEDCNPKNIEDGLIFEQAVGDAIFGMGSSKTGQKKIDAWIAQAKASIKSNLLWRAIALNQEIGIKDVDAALVLAEQHKDQRTIASALNTEGIVAKTLKAFADTHKKASSVLTGNTSAKGEAGNVAFGARIKPIKTRDLDKLATTVGDRVLAHFKVDGLADHISEKIMQHMFSIRAMVDPKDSLALVVAQAAAEPASRGHLLQRMSVTETFLGASTAEIKTAQADNLRSAWQNFKGTAKGADAIRDARLAVLVMLIEGLNFQKLLAECKTKGDGKTYWSLAASSMTISSGLFDIASVPAKNVFGAESWSYQKIKLYGGVLSVAATGVGVGLDVYDASKSVSSGKVGIAFLYGVKAGLGGANLALTAATTFTYAAPLIGRLTGNPVYAGAARSVSVRAAAIIGRRILFMSAGAWLTVGIFGIQVFIWIFTDDDLQSWCERSAFGLKRDSGWTPKRQMEEYTEALKSVGVGS; encoded by the coding sequence ATGGCAGTCTCCAAAACCCCCGGCACCTGCGACCAATGCAAATCCACCGGCCTGCCGCTCCTGCCAGTGCGCTACGCCGTCGTTCCTAAGGACGTCAAGCCCGGCCTGCCCGCATGGGCGAGCGGTGAGCGGGTCAAGGACGTAGCTCTCGGCGAAGACTTTGCCTATGCTTTGCGTACCGTGCGGGAAGGCTATCTCTACCTCTATTACAGCAAGAATGCCCGGGGCTCCAACCAATGGGAGTGCTACACCGTTTGGGCTGATGGTTGTCTGCACAAGCAGGCCGATACTGAATTGACCGTTCCATCCTTCGCACCAACCTTCCAGTGCTCTCGCGAGGGGCACAATCCGCTCAGCGTGCACTATCTGGTGATCGAGAAACCGGAAAAGTGCGGCACCACCTGGATTGCCTTCAGCGATCACAAATGGAGCAAGGAAACCGTCACTGAATACCAGCAGAATGCCAAGCTGCGCGATGCCCGCATGCAACAGATCGAGCCGGCGGCCATGGCGAAAGGGACGAAGCAAGCGCATGGCGCCATTGTGGAGGCAGCAGCCTTGAACGGCGTGCTGGAATACGCGCCTGATTTCGATGCCTCGAAACTGCCGCATGAAGCCGTTGCCAACCCTTTCAGCGAGGAAAACGGCAGCTACAAGGCCGAAAGACTGAACAAACTCAGCACTCGCTACCCGCTTAACCTGCGCAAGGGAGAAGCCGAAAGCACTGTCAAACACATGAAGCAGCGGGGCAAAGAAGCGACACCCCATGTTCTTGCCCTGTGGGACGCCATCGGCATCGTGCACGAACTCAACGGCTTCCGTAATGACGCCGCCGGCTGGCTCAACAAGTACGGTGAAGAACGGGAATTGCAGATTACTGCGGTCAACGCCATTGAAGGCACCCAAAAGGCGTTGGAAAAAAAGCAGCAGGAAAGCATGAGCCAGCATCAAAAACGCGTCATGGGACGCGGCGCTTTTCAGGACACCATGCGGGTCAAGCCCAACCCGCGTGGCTGGCCGGAAACGGCGCGCTGGGAGCCGTTTACCGCCAGGGAAGATATCCTCAAGCATGGTCTCGGCATGGGCTATGTCGTCCTACCGCAGGCGCATATCGACCAGAGCATCGCCCAGACATGGGGCAAGTACGAAGCCAAACTCGACAAAACCGCGCTCGCCACCTTCAAGAAGCACTGGAGCGGACTACTGGAAAAGGCCGACACCATCATCGACCGACGTACGGTAGCGCTGGTGAATTGGTTGGAAGCGCCGCTTCTGATCGACAGTCTGGAAGATTGCAATCCGAAAAATATTGAAGATGGCCTCATCTTTGAGCAAGCCGTTGGCGACGCGATCTTCGGTATGGGAAGCAGCAAGACCGGGCAGAAGAAAATCGACGCCTGGATTGCGCAAGCCAAAGCAAGTATCAAGAGCAACCTGTTGTGGCGTGCAATTGCACTCAATCAGGAAATCGGGATCAAGGATGTCGACGCGGCACTGGTGCTGGCCGAGCAGCACAAAGACCAGCGTACGATAGCTAGCGCACTGAATACCGAAGGCATCGTTGCCAAAACACTCAAAGCGTTTGCCGACACACACAAGAAAGCCTCCAGCGTACTCACTGGCAACACCAGCGCCAAGGGCGAGGCCGGTAACGTGGCTTTCGGCGCACGCATCAAACCGATCAAGACCCGCGACCTCGATAAATTGGCCACTACGGTTGGTGATCGGGTGCTCGCCCACTTCAAGGTGGATGGCTTGGCAGACCATATCAGCGAAAAGATCATGCAACACATGTTCAGCATCCGCGCCATGGTCGACCCCAAAGATTCGCTGGCGTTGGTTGTTGCCCAAGCGGCGGCAGAGCCGGCCTCTCGCGGCCATTTGTTGCAACGGATGAGCGTAACGGAAACCTTTCTTGGCGCCAGTACAGCGGAAATCAAGACGGCTCAGGCCGACAATCTCAGAAGTGCCTGGCAGAACTTCAAGGGAACAGCCAAAGGTGCTGACGCCATCCGCGATGCCAGGTTAGCCGTGCTGGTCATGCTGATCGAGGGCTTGAACTTTCAGAAACTACTGGCCGAATGCAAGACGAAGGGGGACGGGAAAACATACTGGAGCCTGGCGGCATCCAGTATGACCATCTCCAGCGGCCTGTTCGACATTGCCAGCGTACCGGCCAAGAACGTCTTTGGAGCGGAAAGCTGGAGCTATCAAAAGATCAAGTTGTATGGCGGGGTGTTGAGTGTGGCGGCGACGGGGGTTGGGGTGGGGTTGGATGTGTATGACGCAAGCAAATCTGTTTCCTCTGGGAAGGTGGGTATTGCGTTCCTTTATGGAGTTAAAGCTGGTTTGGGTGGTGCAAACTTAGCCTTAACGGCAGCCACAACCTTCACCTACGCAGCCCCCCTCATCGGTCGTCTAACCGGAAACCCCGTTTACGCTGGTGCCGCCCGCTCCGTCAGTGTGCGTGCTGCAGCGATCATTGGTCGCCGCATCCTCTTTATGTCAGCCGGTGCCTGGCTTACCGTCGGCATCTTCGGCATTCAGGTATTTATCTGGATATTTACTGACGATGACCTACAGTCGTGGTGCGAACGATCCGCTTTTGGCCTGAAACGTGATTCTGGCTGGACGCCCAAGCGCCAGATGGAGGAGTACACGGAAGCGCTGAAATCGGTAGGGGTTGGCTCATGA
- a CDS encoding YeeE/YedE family protein: MALADFLPAAGGGLLIGAAASGLLLLNGRIAGVSGILRGFLAEHGTAFRERVLFLLGLIAGSALYALFSGQYPVPRSAFPAWLLALSGLLVGLGTGLAKGCTSGHGVCGLARLSRRSFGAVGIFLGTAVLTTYLVRHWWGIY, from the coding sequence ATGGCGCTCGCCGATTTTCTTCCTGCAGCCGGCGGCGGCCTGCTGATCGGCGCCGCTGCCTCCGGCCTGCTCCTGCTCAACGGCAGGATCGCCGGCGTCAGTGGCATCCTGCGCGGCTTTCTCGCCGAGCATGGCACAGCATTTCGCGAGCGCGTCCTGTTCCTGCTCGGACTGATCGCCGGCAGCGCCCTCTATGCTCTGTTCAGCGGCCAGTATCCAGTCCCGCGCAGTGCTTTTCCGGCTTGGCTGCTCGCCCTGTCCGGCCTCCTCGTCGGGCTCGGCACCGGGCTCGCCAAGGGCTGCACCAGCGGCCATGGTGTCTGCGGCCTGGCACGCCTTTCCCGGCGCTCGTTCGGCGCGGTCGGCATCTTCCTGGGCACGGCCGTGCTTACGACCTACCTGGTCCGCCACTGGTGGGGGATTTACTGA
- a CDS encoding putative type VI secretion system effector codes for MTDFLPHPNADGLVKLSGTIRNLKVARDTASFVFTESDQSKMGVIAIAAALADMGGQAMSTASNAGAMEEEADYLEFDLDGKPVKGWVWRNPFREGDVVEVAAKNADDHWEAYGVARPNDRTVALYPHCSRGARSHMANSIKWWMKGGAGFLLFIQIPIFLFIFGPKLFQYKELYFSITGLMLFFALMAWSLTRKWMPFVRLAEKVFRALDLPDPSNIDLVKSSKAQRTEQDPGEFGTFYFRY; via the coding sequence ATGACGGATTTCTTGCCCCACCCCAATGCAGATGGGTTAGTCAAGCTGAGTGGCACGATTCGTAATCTCAAGGTTGCGCGTGATACGGCCAGTTTTGTGTTCACCGAAAGCGACCAGAGCAAAATGGGTGTGATCGCGATTGCCGCAGCCCTGGCTGATATGGGTGGACAGGCGATGTCTACCGCCAGCAATGCCGGCGCGATGGAAGAGGAGGCTGACTATCTGGAATTCGACCTGGATGGGAAGCCCGTTAAAGGATGGGTCTGGCGTAATCCGTTTCGGGAAGGCGATGTTGTGGAGGTTGCAGCGAAGAATGCTGACGACCATTGGGAGGCTTATGGTGTGGCAAGGCCAAATGACAGAACTGTGGCGCTTTACCCGCATTGTTCAAGGGGAGCAAGAAGCCACATGGCAAATTCAATTAAATGGTGGATGAAAGGGGGAGCGGGATTCTTATTATTCATTCAGATCCCAATTTTTTTATTCATATTTGGCCCTAAGTTATTCCAATATAAAGAATTGTATTTTTCGATAACTGGCCTGATGCTCTTCTTCGCCCTAATGGCCTGGTCACTCACCCGCAAATGGATGCCCTTCGTCCGTCTGGCGGAGAAAGTTTTTCGCGCCCTTGATCTTCCCGATCCATCGAATATCGATCTCGTAAAAAGCTCGAAAGCGCAGCGTACTGAGCAAGACCCCGGTGAATTCGGCACCTTCTATTTCCGCTACTAA